The segment TCAATTCCAACAGCCCCGACAGCTGTCCCCATGATATTCAAATGTGAGAAATCTGCAGGGTATTCCTTGTCTGCACCTGCAGTAAGGGTCCCGAATGGCTGCGGATACAAGTTTTCGGATGCCCTAAAGGCAGACCTTCCAATCTCACACAGACCAGGACACTCATCCACGCAAATCGAACACATGCCACTGGCAGGTGTCCTGTCGTTGGGTGTTCTATTTCTTGAACGCGTCGCTACAGATGCATTCGGTTTTGAAAATGACATTTACAAACCCCTTTCTAATAAATTTACAAGCTATGTTATTTATGATTAATGCTTACTGGTGTATTAATTTTTTTCATTGAACAATGCGTTGTTTCAGCCACTCATATGGCTCATAAAAGCACTGTTTTCATGCTATCACACGGTAAATAAGCAACCCGGTAACACCGATAAGAGACGCTGAATCGCCCTGCAGGCAGACAAAACTTAAAGGACTGTCATGCTAAAAAACATATGAGCATTTAAAATTTAGCATATGGTATACCAACAAAAAAATATACACACAAATAATACGGTAAATACAGATAAAATAATTATATATATTTATTTAAAATCTGTGATTGTCGTTACAACACTCTTTGGTGTGCTGGCTGACTAAAACCAAAATACTTACCTGTCAGGTTAATTTCTGCATCCTTTTGGTATCATGACGTAAAGAGAAACGAACCGTTAAGGTTTTCCCTTCCCGTTTTTTTAAAGTTTTCTGCAAGCATACCTTATATACCTATTTTCAAATTCACTGTCAATAAAATTTTAGTAATGGCCTTGTTTGTCAGATTCTTCTGTCAACAAAACACAATTTATTTGTAAATACAGATAAATTATATATAATAGCTGAAAATATCAGACCCCTTAAAAAGGGCAAGACAGATACATATCATCAGCGATTTCTCACTTGCGATAAGGGTTAAATTTATGAAATTACGCACAAAAACAACAAACCAAAGAGAGCTTATTAAAGAAAAGGTTGGAAAGATAAAAAGCGAGGTTGCCAAGGTCATTGTCGGCCAGGAAGAAATGATAGAAGGTATTATTATTGCGCTTTTATCAGATGGCCATATCCTTTTGGAAGGCTATCCCGGATTAGGTAAAACGATGACTGTAAAGACAGTCGCTCGGGTACTGGGTGCAAAGTTTCATCGGATTCAGTTTACACCAGACCTCATTCCTGGTGATATTACCGGCTTTGAGATATGGGATCCTGCTACAAAAAAAACTAAAATTCAGAAAGGCCCCGTATTTACCAATTTATTACTTGCAGACGAAATTAATCGGTCTCCGGCAAAGGTACAAAGCGCACTTCTCGAAGCTATGCAGGAAAAGCAAGTAACGATAGGCCGCGAAACACATTCTCTGGAAAAACTATTCCTCGTATTGGCAACACAAAACCCCATCGAAATTTCCGGAACCTATTTATTACCCGAGGCCGAAATAGACCGTTTCCTGTTTAAATTAAAAGTGCGTTATCCCTCATATGATGATGAAAGAACGATTACCGAAAGACAAATTCTTGATACCGAAACAACCGTGGACACCGTCTTAACACAAGAAGAGATATTGTCATTGAGGCATACGATTATAGAATGGTTACCTTTGTATGAAACATCTCCTATTGTAAAATATATAACACGGCTTGTCAGGGCGACAAGGCCCGAAAATAATAACGGCGAATTAACAAATCTGGTAATGTATGGAGCATCGCCCAGGGCAACTATAGCCTTAGCAAAGGCATCACGTGTGTATGCCTTTCTTCGCGGAGACGACATCCTGGAACCAGAACACGTACAAAAAATGGCTTATCCCGCTCTCCGTCACAGAATAATCCTTACCCATGAAGCAGAATCCGAAGGTATCGACCCCGATGATATTATTAAAAAAATACTTCACCGGGTTACAAGGCTGGAATAAACAAAACACTCAAGGGGAAACCCAAAAAAGTTCTTTTGGTAGCCATTGAGATTATAGAATAGCGAAACATGTTATTACCGGGTCTTTCTTCATATTGATCAGATGAAAAAAAGAATAAAACTTTCTTTACAACGATTACTTGGGAATTTATTTGACGGGATTTTTCCAAGTTATTTAAATGCCCCCCACGGACTGGAACTTGATGAAATCCGTCAGTATCAGCCCGGTGATGATTTCAGATCCATCGATTGGAAAACAACCGCAAGAACAGGGAAATTGCACGTACGCATAAAATTGGTTGATAAACGCGTAACGATTTTATTCCTGGTTGACAAAAGCCGGTCGGGAAAATTCGGGTCTTTCATAAACACAAAAGAATGCCTTCAATCAAGCGTCCTCCTGCTTCTGGTTCATGCTGCATCAGAAACAGGAAATGAAATAGGATTTATTACATTTACCGATAGAATAGAAACCTATATTCAACCCAAAACGGGTGAAAAAGAAGCGCTGAAAAATGTTAAAAATATTTTACAGACAAGACCAACCAGCTACTTCACTGATTTAAATAATGCGTTTACGTTTGTAAACGAAAGACCTTATATCCCATCGCTTGTCTTTATTCTGTCTGATTTTTTATCCCCTTACAATTACGAACAATCACTTAAAACCCTTTCCTATTTACATGAGGTAATACCCATCATTATCTCTGACAGAACGGAAATAAGCCTGCCAAATAAAAAGGGATTTCTGTCAGTTCAGGATATGGAAACAGGCATAACAAAAGTGGTGGATACTTCTACAGCACTGGCAAAACCAGCACCTTATCTGTTTTTATTTAAAAAATTAAATCTGGACCACCTTGCGTTATCTGCGGAAGAAGATGAAGAAATATGGATAAAAAAAGTATCGGAATTTTTTGACCAGCGTATAAGAAGAGGGAGAAGAAGGAGACGATGAAATACATTTTTATAAGTTTGTTTATGATAACCCTTTTTTTGGGAACAAATTCTATCCCGTTGCAGGCACAGGAACAATGGCCGGCACAGGAATTTGCGGAAACGGAACAGACACTTCTGTTAACAGACAAGCCGCTTGAAATCTGGACATTTATC is part of the Candidatus Jettenia sp. AMX2 genome and harbors:
- a CDS encoding MoxR family ATPase, which encodes MKLRTKTTNQRELIKEKVGKIKSEVAKVIVGQEEMIEGIIIALLSDGHILLEGYPGLGKTMTVKTVARVLGAKFHRIQFTPDLIPGDITGFEIWDPATKKTKIQKGPVFTNLLLADEINRSPAKVQSALLEAMQEKQVTIGRETHSLEKLFLVLATQNPIEISGTYLLPEAEIDRFLFKLKVRYPSYDDERTITERQILDTETTVDTVLTQEEILSLRHTIIEWLPLYETSPIVKYITRLVRATRPENNNGELTNLVMYGASPRATIALAKASRVYAFLRGDDILEPEHVQKMAYPALRHRIILTHEAESEGIDPDDIIKKILHRVTRLE
- a CDS encoding DUF58 domain-containing protein encodes the protein MKKRIKLSLQRLLGNLFDGIFPSYLNAPHGLELDEIRQYQPGDDFRSIDWKTTARTGKLHVRIKLVDKRVTILFLVDKSRSGKFGSFINTKECLQSSVLLLLVHAASETGNEIGFITFTDRIETYIQPKTGEKEALKNVKNILQTRPTSYFTDLNNAFTFVNERPYIPSLVFILSDFLSPYNYEQSLKTLSYLHEVIPIIISDRTEISLPNKKGFLSVQDMETGITKVVDTSTALAKPAPYLFLFKKLNLDHLALSAEEDEEIWIKKVSEFFDQRIRRGRRRRR